Proteins from a single region of Lepus europaeus isolate LE1 chromosome 4, mLepTim1.pri, whole genome shotgun sequence:
- the FAM83H gene encoding protein FAM83H isoform X1, protein MVPSPEPAVPRQAPGPNMARRSQSSSQGDNPLAPGYLPPHYKEYYRLAVDALAEGGPEAYSRFLASEGAPDFLCPEELEHVSRHLRPPQHAAREPPEGTPPDVDMDGSSGTYWPVNSDQAVPELDLGWPLTFGFQGTEVTTLVQPPPPDSPSIKDEARRMIRSAQQVVAVVMDMFTDVDLLAEVLEAAARRVPVYILLDEMNAHHFLDMADKCRVNLHHVDFLRVRTVAGPTYYCRTGKSFKGHVKEKFLLVDCAVVMSGSYSFMWSFEKIHRSLAHVFQGELVSSFDEEFRILFAQSEPLVPSAGALARMDAYALAPYAGAGPLMGVPGVGAPTPFSFPKRAHLLFPPPREEGLGFPSFLDPDRHFLSPFRREEPPRMPGGALEPHSGLRPGAELGGTRGFFQARHLEVDAFKRHSFAAADGAGAVENFAAARQVSRHTFLHGDDFRFQTSHFHRDQLYQQHYQWDPQCAPTRPQGLFEKLRAGRPGFPDHEDLALGAGPRFPELGPDGHQRLEYVPSSASREVRHGSDPAFGPGPRGLEPGGAPRPNLSQRFPCQSAAKQGLDTSTEPEPERRGGPEGRAGLRHWRLASYLSGCHSDSAGDEGLPTPMDAEDYDDDVLAPGGRDPLPVAFRAPAAVASRGPAPGSGGGGGDSSQREGAEEAALAMQDSFRSRLNPLIQRSSRLRSSLIFASQAEGAGGTAAATTEKVQVVHKEQTVSETLGPGGEAVRSAASAKVAELLEKYKGPARDAGGGVTVASHSKAVVSQAWREEVAGGERRSLESCLLDLRDSFAQQLHQEAERQPGSAAVTATQLLDTLGRGGADRLPSRFLSAHGRSTSPQGRGSPPPEGPGAHQAPHPEPKGSPTAAYPERKGSPTAAYPERKGSPTAAYPERKGSPTAAYPEQKGSPTAVVPERRGSPVPLVPERRGSPVPPVPERRGSPVPPVPERRGSPVPPVPERRGSLTLGFSGDAPKAGPLEEAAGGPMEVLRKGSLRLRQLLSPKGERRAEDEGGFPAPAPQENGQPESPRRPSLGRGDSTEAAAGDEKGPRARLASATANALYSSNLRDDTKAILEQISAHGQKHRGGPAPGPGAAHSSPELGRRPTAGGLAPDMSDKDKCSAIFRSDSLGAQGRLSRTLPASAEERDRLLRRMESMRKEKRVYSRFEVFCKKEEAGGLGPAESPAEEDARDSKVGKFMPKILGTFKGKK, encoded by the exons ATGGTGCCCAGTCCTGAGCCTGCCGTCCCCAGGCAA gcccctggccccaacATGGCCCGTCGCTCGCAGAGCTCCTCGCAGGGGGACAACCCGCTGGCGCCCGGGTACCTGCCCCCCCATTACAAGGAGTACTACCGCCTGGCAGTGGACGCGCTGGCCGAGGGCGGGCCAGAGGCCTACAGCCGCTTCCTGGCGTCCGAGGGGGCCCCGGACTTCCTGTGCCCCGAGGAGCTGGAGCACGTGAGCCGTCACCTGCGGCCCCCCCAGCATGCTGCCCGGGAGCCCCCCGAGGGCACCCCTCCCGACGTGGACATGGACGGCTCCTCAGGCACCTACTGGCCTGTGAACTCGGACCAGGCTGTGCCCGAGCTCGACCTGGGCTGGCCCCTAACCTTCGGCTTCCAGGGCACCGAGGTGACCACGCTggtgcagccgccgccgccggacAGCCCCAGCATCAAGGACGAGGCCCGCAGGATGATCCGCTCCGCCCAGCAG gtggtggccgtGGTGATGGACATGTTCACAGACGTGGACCTGCTGGCTGAGGTGCTAGAGGCCGCGGCGCGCCGCGTGCCCGTCTACATCCTGCTGGACGAGATGAACGCACACCACTTCCTGGACATGGCGGACAAGTGCCGGGTCAACCTGCACCACGTGGAT TTCCTGCGCGTGCGCACAGTGGCAGGCCCCACCTACTACTGCCGCACCGGGAAGTCCTTCAAAGGCCACGTGAAGGAGAAGTTCCTGCTGGTAGACTGCGCCGTGGTGATGAGCGGCAGCTACAG CTTCATGTGGTCCTTCGAGAAGATCCACCGCAGCCTGGCGCACGTGTTCCAGGGCGAGCTGGTCTCCAGCTTCGACGAGGAGTTCCGCATCCTCTTCGCGCAGTCGGAGCCGCTGGTGCCCTCGGCCGGGGCCCTGGCCCGCATGGACGCCTACGCCCTGGCCCCCTATGCTGGGGCCGGGCCGCTCATGGGGGTCCCTGGAGTCGGGGCACCGACCCCCTTCTCCTTCCCCAAACGCGCGCACCTCCTGTTCCCGCCGCCCCGGGAGGAGGGCCTGGGCTTCCCCTCCTTCCTGGACCCCGACCGGCATTTCCTGTCGCCCTTCCGCCGCGAGGAGCCGCCGCGGATGCCCGGGGGCGCGCTGGAGCCGCACTCGGGCCTGCGGCCGGGCGCCGAGCTGGGGGGCACGCGGGGCTTCTTCCAGGCGCGGCACCTGGAGGTGGACGCCTTCAAGCGGCACAGCTTCGCGGCGGCTGACGGCGCGGGCGCCGTGGAGAACTTCGCGGCGGCGCGGCAGGTGTCGCGGCACACGTTCCTCCACGGTGACGACTTCCGCTTCCAGACCAGCCACTTCCACCGCGACCAGCTCTACCAGCAGCACTACCAGTGGGACCCGCAGTGCGCGCCCACGCGCCCGCAGGGCCTGTTCGAGAAGCTGCGCGCTGGCCGCCCGGGCTTCCCCGACCACGAGGACCTGGCCCTGGGCGCGGGGCCGCGCTTCCCGGAGCTCGGCCCCGACGGGCACCAGCGGCTGGAGTACGTGCCGTCCAGCGCCTCGCGAGAAGTGCGCCACGGCTCCGACCCCGCCTTCGGGCCAGGGCCCCGCGGCCTGGAACCCGGCGGGGCCCCGCGCCCCAACCTGAGCCAGCGCTTCCCGTGCCAGTCCGCTGCGAAGCAGGGCCTGGACACCAGcacggagccggagccggagcgcAGGGGCGGGCCCGAGGGGCGCGCCGGGTTGCGGCATTGGCGCCTGGCGTCATACCTGAGCGGCTGCCACAGTGACAGCGCCGGCGACGAGGGCCTGCCCACGCCCATGGACGCCGAGGACTACGACGATGACGTGCTGGCGCCCGGCGGCCGAGACCCGCTCCCGGTGGCCTTCCGCGCCCCGGCGGCCGTGGCATCCAGGGGCCCAGCGCCAGGttctggcggcggcggcggcgacagtTCCCAGCGCGAGGGCGCCGAGGAGGCGGCCCTGGCCATGCAGGACTCCTTCCGCTCCCGCCTCAACCCGCTCATCCAGCGCAGCTCGAGGCTGCGGTCCTCGCTGATCTTTGCGTCGCAGGCCGAGGGCGCAGGGGGCACAGCCGCGGCCACCACGGAGAAAGTGCAGGTGGTGCACAAGGAGCAGACGGTCAGCGAGACCCTGGGGCCCGGCGGCGAGGCCGTGCGCTCCGCCGCCTCCGCCAAGGTCGCCGAGCTGCTGGAGAAGTACAAGGGCCCAGCGCGCGACGCTGGCGGCGGCGTCACCGTGGCCAGCCACAGCAAGGCTGTGGTGTCCCAGGCGTGGCGGGAAGAGGTGGCCGGGGGCGAGCGCCGCAGCCTTGAGAGCTGTCTGCTTGACCTGCGCGACTCGTTCGCTCAGCAGCTGCACCAGGAGGCCGAGCGGCAGCCGGGCTCCGCGGCGGTCACGGCCACTCAGCTGCTGGACACGCTGGGCCGCGGCGGCGCGGACCGCCTGCCCTCCCGCTTCCTCTCTGCCCACGGCCGCTCCACCTCCCCGCAGGGGCGTGGCAGCCCCCCACCAGAGGGGCCAGGTGCACACCAGGCCCCCCATCCTGAGCCAAAAGGGAGCCCCACCGCTGCCTACCCAGAGCGGAAGGGCAGCCCCACCGCCGCCTACCCAGAGCGGAAGGGCAGCCCCACGGCCGCCTACCCAGAGCGGAAGGGCAGCCCCACCGCCGCCTACCCGGAGCAGAAGGGCAGCCCCACGGCCGTGGTTCCCGAGCGCAGGGGCAGCCCCGTACCCCTGGTGCCCGAGCGCAGGGGCAGCCCCGTGCCCCCGGTGCCCGAGCGCAGGGGCAGCCCCGTGCCCCCGGTGCCCGAGCGCAGGGGCAGCCCCGTGCCCCCGGTGCCCGAGCGCAGGGGCAGCCTCACCCTCGGCTTCTCTGGGGACGCTCCAAAGGCGGGGCCCCTGGAGGAGGCTGCGGGCGGCCCCATGGAAGTCCTGCGCAAGGGCTCCCTGCGCCTCAGGCAGCTGCTGAGCCCCAAGGGCGAGCGGCGGGCAGAGGACGAGGGCGGCTTCCcggcgccggcgccgcaggagaaCGGGCAGCCCGAGAGCCCCCGGCGGCCGTCCCTGGGCCGGGGTGACAGCACAGAGGCTGCTGCGGGCGACGAGaagggcccgcgggcgcgcctggcCTCGGCCACGGCCAACGCCTTGTACAGCAGCAACCTACGGGACGACACCAAGGCCATCCTGGAGCAGATCAGCGCCCACGGCCAGAAGCACCGTGGCGGCCCGGCCCCGGGCCCAGGCGCAGCCCACAGCAGCCCCGAGCTCGGCCGCCGCCCGACCGCCGGCGGCCTGGCCCCCGACATGTCCGACAAGGACAAGTGCTCGGCCATCTTCCGCTCGGACAGCCTGGGCGCGCAGGGCCGGCTGAGCCGCACGCTGCCCGCCAGCGCGGAGGAGCGCGACCGGCTCCTGCGGCGCATGGAGAGCATGCGCAAGGAGAAGCGCGTGTACAGCCGCTTCGAGGTGTTCTGCAAGAAGGAGGAGGCGGGCGGCCTGGGGCCCGCGGAGAGCCCGGCGGAGGAGGATGCCAGGGACAGCAAGGTGGGCAAGTTCATGCCCAAGATCCTGGGCACGTTTAAAGGCAAGAAGTGA
- the FAM83H gene encoding protein FAM83H isoform X2: MARRSQSSSQGDNPLAPGYLPPHYKEYYRLAVDALAEGGPEAYSRFLASEGAPDFLCPEELEHVSRHLRPPQHAAREPPEGTPPDVDMDGSSGTYWPVNSDQAVPELDLGWPLTFGFQGTEVTTLVQPPPPDSPSIKDEARRMIRSAQQVVAVVMDMFTDVDLLAEVLEAAARRVPVYILLDEMNAHHFLDMADKCRVNLHHVDFLRVRTVAGPTYYCRTGKSFKGHVKEKFLLVDCAVVMSGSYSFMWSFEKIHRSLAHVFQGELVSSFDEEFRILFAQSEPLVPSAGALARMDAYALAPYAGAGPLMGVPGVGAPTPFSFPKRAHLLFPPPREEGLGFPSFLDPDRHFLSPFRREEPPRMPGGALEPHSGLRPGAELGGTRGFFQARHLEVDAFKRHSFAAADGAGAVENFAAARQVSRHTFLHGDDFRFQTSHFHRDQLYQQHYQWDPQCAPTRPQGLFEKLRAGRPGFPDHEDLALGAGPRFPELGPDGHQRLEYVPSSASREVRHGSDPAFGPGPRGLEPGGAPRPNLSQRFPCQSAAKQGLDTSTEPEPERRGGPEGRAGLRHWRLASYLSGCHSDSAGDEGLPTPMDAEDYDDDVLAPGGRDPLPVAFRAPAAVASRGPAPGSGGGGGDSSQREGAEEAALAMQDSFRSRLNPLIQRSSRLRSSLIFASQAEGAGGTAAATTEKVQVVHKEQTVSETLGPGGEAVRSAASAKVAELLEKYKGPARDAGGGVTVASHSKAVVSQAWREEVAGGERRSLESCLLDLRDSFAQQLHQEAERQPGSAAVTATQLLDTLGRGGADRLPSRFLSAHGRSTSPQGRGSPPPEGPGAHQAPHPEPKGSPTAAYPERKGSPTAAYPERKGSPTAAYPERKGSPTAAYPEQKGSPTAVVPERRGSPVPLVPERRGSPVPPVPERRGSPVPPVPERRGSPVPPVPERRGSLTLGFSGDAPKAGPLEEAAGGPMEVLRKGSLRLRQLLSPKGERRAEDEGGFPAPAPQENGQPESPRRPSLGRGDSTEAAAGDEKGPRARLASATANALYSSNLRDDTKAILEQISAHGQKHRGGPAPGPGAAHSSPELGRRPTAGGLAPDMSDKDKCSAIFRSDSLGAQGRLSRTLPASAEERDRLLRRMESMRKEKRVYSRFEVFCKKEEAGGLGPAESPAEEDARDSKVGKFMPKILGTFKGKK; encoded by the exons ATGGCCCGTCGCTCGCAGAGCTCCTCGCAGGGGGACAACCCGCTGGCGCCCGGGTACCTGCCCCCCCATTACAAGGAGTACTACCGCCTGGCAGTGGACGCGCTGGCCGAGGGCGGGCCAGAGGCCTACAGCCGCTTCCTGGCGTCCGAGGGGGCCCCGGACTTCCTGTGCCCCGAGGAGCTGGAGCACGTGAGCCGTCACCTGCGGCCCCCCCAGCATGCTGCCCGGGAGCCCCCCGAGGGCACCCCTCCCGACGTGGACATGGACGGCTCCTCAGGCACCTACTGGCCTGTGAACTCGGACCAGGCTGTGCCCGAGCTCGACCTGGGCTGGCCCCTAACCTTCGGCTTCCAGGGCACCGAGGTGACCACGCTggtgcagccgccgccgccggacAGCCCCAGCATCAAGGACGAGGCCCGCAGGATGATCCGCTCCGCCCAGCAG gtggtggccgtGGTGATGGACATGTTCACAGACGTGGACCTGCTGGCTGAGGTGCTAGAGGCCGCGGCGCGCCGCGTGCCCGTCTACATCCTGCTGGACGAGATGAACGCACACCACTTCCTGGACATGGCGGACAAGTGCCGGGTCAACCTGCACCACGTGGAT TTCCTGCGCGTGCGCACAGTGGCAGGCCCCACCTACTACTGCCGCACCGGGAAGTCCTTCAAAGGCCACGTGAAGGAGAAGTTCCTGCTGGTAGACTGCGCCGTGGTGATGAGCGGCAGCTACAG CTTCATGTGGTCCTTCGAGAAGATCCACCGCAGCCTGGCGCACGTGTTCCAGGGCGAGCTGGTCTCCAGCTTCGACGAGGAGTTCCGCATCCTCTTCGCGCAGTCGGAGCCGCTGGTGCCCTCGGCCGGGGCCCTGGCCCGCATGGACGCCTACGCCCTGGCCCCCTATGCTGGGGCCGGGCCGCTCATGGGGGTCCCTGGAGTCGGGGCACCGACCCCCTTCTCCTTCCCCAAACGCGCGCACCTCCTGTTCCCGCCGCCCCGGGAGGAGGGCCTGGGCTTCCCCTCCTTCCTGGACCCCGACCGGCATTTCCTGTCGCCCTTCCGCCGCGAGGAGCCGCCGCGGATGCCCGGGGGCGCGCTGGAGCCGCACTCGGGCCTGCGGCCGGGCGCCGAGCTGGGGGGCACGCGGGGCTTCTTCCAGGCGCGGCACCTGGAGGTGGACGCCTTCAAGCGGCACAGCTTCGCGGCGGCTGACGGCGCGGGCGCCGTGGAGAACTTCGCGGCGGCGCGGCAGGTGTCGCGGCACACGTTCCTCCACGGTGACGACTTCCGCTTCCAGACCAGCCACTTCCACCGCGACCAGCTCTACCAGCAGCACTACCAGTGGGACCCGCAGTGCGCGCCCACGCGCCCGCAGGGCCTGTTCGAGAAGCTGCGCGCTGGCCGCCCGGGCTTCCCCGACCACGAGGACCTGGCCCTGGGCGCGGGGCCGCGCTTCCCGGAGCTCGGCCCCGACGGGCACCAGCGGCTGGAGTACGTGCCGTCCAGCGCCTCGCGAGAAGTGCGCCACGGCTCCGACCCCGCCTTCGGGCCAGGGCCCCGCGGCCTGGAACCCGGCGGGGCCCCGCGCCCCAACCTGAGCCAGCGCTTCCCGTGCCAGTCCGCTGCGAAGCAGGGCCTGGACACCAGcacggagccggagccggagcgcAGGGGCGGGCCCGAGGGGCGCGCCGGGTTGCGGCATTGGCGCCTGGCGTCATACCTGAGCGGCTGCCACAGTGACAGCGCCGGCGACGAGGGCCTGCCCACGCCCATGGACGCCGAGGACTACGACGATGACGTGCTGGCGCCCGGCGGCCGAGACCCGCTCCCGGTGGCCTTCCGCGCCCCGGCGGCCGTGGCATCCAGGGGCCCAGCGCCAGGttctggcggcggcggcggcgacagtTCCCAGCGCGAGGGCGCCGAGGAGGCGGCCCTGGCCATGCAGGACTCCTTCCGCTCCCGCCTCAACCCGCTCATCCAGCGCAGCTCGAGGCTGCGGTCCTCGCTGATCTTTGCGTCGCAGGCCGAGGGCGCAGGGGGCACAGCCGCGGCCACCACGGAGAAAGTGCAGGTGGTGCACAAGGAGCAGACGGTCAGCGAGACCCTGGGGCCCGGCGGCGAGGCCGTGCGCTCCGCCGCCTCCGCCAAGGTCGCCGAGCTGCTGGAGAAGTACAAGGGCCCAGCGCGCGACGCTGGCGGCGGCGTCACCGTGGCCAGCCACAGCAAGGCTGTGGTGTCCCAGGCGTGGCGGGAAGAGGTGGCCGGGGGCGAGCGCCGCAGCCTTGAGAGCTGTCTGCTTGACCTGCGCGACTCGTTCGCTCAGCAGCTGCACCAGGAGGCCGAGCGGCAGCCGGGCTCCGCGGCGGTCACGGCCACTCAGCTGCTGGACACGCTGGGCCGCGGCGGCGCGGACCGCCTGCCCTCCCGCTTCCTCTCTGCCCACGGCCGCTCCACCTCCCCGCAGGGGCGTGGCAGCCCCCCACCAGAGGGGCCAGGTGCACACCAGGCCCCCCATCCTGAGCCAAAAGGGAGCCCCACCGCTGCCTACCCAGAGCGGAAGGGCAGCCCCACCGCCGCCTACCCAGAGCGGAAGGGCAGCCCCACGGCCGCCTACCCAGAGCGGAAGGGCAGCCCCACCGCCGCCTACCCGGAGCAGAAGGGCAGCCCCACGGCCGTGGTTCCCGAGCGCAGGGGCAGCCCCGTACCCCTGGTGCCCGAGCGCAGGGGCAGCCCCGTGCCCCCGGTGCCCGAGCGCAGGGGCAGCCCCGTGCCCCCGGTGCCCGAGCGCAGGGGCAGCCCCGTGCCCCCGGTGCCCGAGCGCAGGGGCAGCCTCACCCTCGGCTTCTCTGGGGACGCTCCAAAGGCGGGGCCCCTGGAGGAGGCTGCGGGCGGCCCCATGGAAGTCCTGCGCAAGGGCTCCCTGCGCCTCAGGCAGCTGCTGAGCCCCAAGGGCGAGCGGCGGGCAGAGGACGAGGGCGGCTTCCcggcgccggcgccgcaggagaaCGGGCAGCCCGAGAGCCCCCGGCGGCCGTCCCTGGGCCGGGGTGACAGCACAGAGGCTGCTGCGGGCGACGAGaagggcccgcgggcgcgcctggcCTCGGCCACGGCCAACGCCTTGTACAGCAGCAACCTACGGGACGACACCAAGGCCATCCTGGAGCAGATCAGCGCCCACGGCCAGAAGCACCGTGGCGGCCCGGCCCCGGGCCCAGGCGCAGCCCACAGCAGCCCCGAGCTCGGCCGCCGCCCGACCGCCGGCGGCCTGGCCCCCGACATGTCCGACAAGGACAAGTGCTCGGCCATCTTCCGCTCGGACAGCCTGGGCGCGCAGGGCCGGCTGAGCCGCACGCTGCCCGCCAGCGCGGAGGAGCGCGACCGGCTCCTGCGGCGCATGGAGAGCATGCGCAAGGAGAAGCGCGTGTACAGCCGCTTCGAGGTGTTCTGCAAGAAGGAGGAGGCGGGCGGCCTGGGGCCCGCGGAGAGCCCGGCGGAGGAGGATGCCAGGGACAGCAAGGTGGGCAAGTTCATGCCCAAGATCCTGGGCACGTTTAAAGGCAAGAAGTGA